A single window of Anaerocolumna chitinilytica DNA harbors:
- a CDS encoding sensor histidine kinase — translation MDMRSNKKVIIYIIMWFILSVVLTGGISIISRNLNHIYHRQMVELSVMHPDQEDELKESYNFYSKESNTYFFKVWLLVLIILVMSFSLTYYLQRKKNKIEKHGIITNLILLNEQLKQFIKGNYHRVFFKATSEGASDKTEEWLNVENSLKELGYYFASLKEQMNREENNTKSLITDISHQLKTPLSSLRMSHELAQETELTYEERQDFLNQEEQEIRKLEILLEELINLSRLEYHMIQITPEVLGIRKTLTEAVNQVIMKAYNNNINIQLDMERDVNVFHDPKWTVEAISNVLDNAIKYSEAGSCVSIRVNQLPNILLVEIEDEGMGIPAEELHKIFQRFYRGKKARGLVKEGAGIGLYLARRILEEQGGTIAAKRKQQNGTVFRITLPI, via the coding sequence ATGGACATGCGAAGTAATAAAAAGGTGATAATATACATTATAATGTGGTTTATCCTCTCTGTGGTGCTGACAGGTGGAATAAGTATTATTTCAAGAAATCTTAATCATATTTATCATAGACAGATGGTTGAATTATCCGTAATGCATCCGGATCAAGAAGATGAATTAAAGGAAAGCTATAATTTTTACTCAAAAGAATCAAATACATATTTCTTTAAGGTTTGGCTGCTCGTCTTAATAATATTGGTAATGTCTTTTAGTCTCACTTACTATTTGCAAAGGAAGAAAAACAAAATAGAGAAGCATGGGATTATAACTAACTTGATCCTTTTAAATGAACAATTAAAGCAGTTTATAAAAGGAAATTATCATAGGGTATTCTTTAAGGCTACTTCGGAAGGAGCCAGTGATAAAACGGAGGAGTGGCTGAATGTTGAAAATTCGTTAAAGGAATTAGGATACTATTTTGCATCATTAAAAGAGCAAATGAACAGGGAAGAGAATAATACAAAATCATTAATAACAGACATATCGCATCAACTGAAAACGCCGCTTTCCTCACTTAGAATGAGCCACGAACTTGCTCAGGAGACAGAACTAACATATGAGGAACGTCAGGATTTCTTAAATCAGGAAGAACAAGAAATTCGTAAATTGGAGATTTTATTAGAGGAATTGATAAATTTGTCAAGGCTGGAATATCACATGATTCAGATAACACCAGAGGTATTAGGTATAAGGAAGACATTAACAGAGGCAGTAAATCAGGTGATTATGAAAGCTTATAACAATAATATTAATATACAGCTTGATATGGAAAGAGATGTTAATGTTTTCCATGATCCTAAATGGACAGTAGAGGCGATATCAAACGTATTAGATAATGCTATTAAGTACTCAGAAGCAGGTTCCTGCGTATCAATCAGAGTGAACCAATTACCCAATATCCTATTAGTTGAGATTGAGGATGAAGGAATGGGGATACCTGCCGAAGAATTACATAAGATTTTTCAACGTTTTTACCGCGGTAAAAAAGCAAGAGGTCTGGTGAAAGAAGGAGCTGGTATTGGTCTTTACCTGGCAAGACGAATATTAGAAGAACAAGGCGGAACGATTGCGGCCAAAAGAAAACAGCAGAACGGTACTGTCTTTCGTATAACCTTGCCAATATAA
- a CDS encoding dihydroorotase: protein MTVLIKNGHVLDPSTGIDGIREIYIKDGIIITVGSELNVTADKVIDASGLYVMPGFIDLHVHLREPGFEYKETIKSGCAAAARGGFTTICPMPNTKPAIDSKEMIEWLKKKEREEALVNILPIGAVTKGQMGEELSEIAEMAMAGAAAISEDGKSVMSTSLYREGMIKAKEAGIPVFAHCEDKNLVGNGVINESSKARELNLPGISNAVEDIIAIRDILLAKETGVRLHLCHCSTKDSVAFLKWAKEEGLPVTGEVCPHHFTLTDEDIPCDDSNYKMNPPLRSKADVEALKEGLKNGILDVIATDHAPHSKEEKDKSFLQAPFGIVGLETAFALSYTELVETGVLSFSELVGKLSTNPADVLGLNRGSLKEGWTADIVIADTSEWYRIDKEKFVSFGKNTPFHDRRVKGRIMYTLVDGQIVYKAEEQQ from the coding sequence GTGACAGTATTAATAAAGAATGGGCATGTGCTTGACCCATCCACAGGAATAGATGGGATAAGGGAAATCTATATAAAGGACGGAATAATTATTACAGTGGGCAGTGAACTTAATGTTACTGCAGATAAAGTCATTGATGCAAGCGGACTTTATGTAATGCCTGGATTTATTGATTTACATGTACATTTAAGGGAACCAGGCTTTGAATATAAGGAAACCATTAAGAGTGGTTGCGCTGCTGCCGCCAGAGGTGGTTTTACTACCATATGCCCTATGCCTAATACCAAACCTGCAATAGACAGCAAAGAGATGATTGAATGGCTTAAGAAGAAGGAACGCGAAGAAGCTCTGGTGAATATTCTTCCAATTGGAGCAGTAACAAAAGGGCAGATGGGTGAGGAACTTTCTGAGATTGCCGAGATGGCTATGGCAGGAGCAGCAGCTATCAGTGAAGACGGTAAATCTGTTATGAGTACATCTCTTTACAGAGAAGGTATGATAAAGGCGAAGGAAGCAGGAATCCCGGTTTTTGCTCATTGTGAGGACAAGAATCTGGTAGGGAATGGGGTTATTAATGAGAGCAGCAAAGCCAGGGAACTTAATCTTCCGGGAATCTCCAATGCAGTAGAAGATATCATAGCCATCCGTGATATTCTATTGGCAAAGGAAACCGGGGTGAGACTCCATCTATGCCATTGTTCCACGAAGGACAGCGTAGCTTTTCTCAAATGGGCAAAAGAAGAGGGACTTCCCGTAACCGGAGAAGTATGCCCCCACCACTTTACCTTGACCGATGAAGATATACCCTGTGATGATAGTAATTATAAGATGAACCCGCCACTTCGAAGCAAGGCGGATGTGGAAGCTTTAAAGGAAGGTCTGAAAAATGGTATCCTGGATGTGATTGCAACCGACCATGCACCTCATAGCAAAGAAGAAAAGGATAAATCCTTTCTGCAGGCACCTTTTGGTATTGTAGGTTTGGAGACGGCATTTGCACTTTCCTATACGGAGCTTGTGGAAACCGGGGTTCTTTCCTTTTCAGAGCTTGTAGGTAAGCTAAGCACCAATCCGGCAGATGTACTTGGACTTAACCGAGGCAGCTTAAAGGAAGGTTGGACAGCGGATATCGTAATTGCAGATACCAGTGAGTGGTATAGGATAGATAAAGAAAAGTTCGTATCTTTCGGTAAGAACACTCCTTTTCATGATAGAAGAGTAAAGGGCAGAATAATGTATACACTAGTCGACGGACAGATCGTTTATAAAGCGGAGGAGCAGCAATGA
- a CDS encoding ABC transporter permease produces MNIIVRIVKENLRYHKSKNILIGIAVFLTTILLFLVPSVGKNMIDGQHAAINEVYPNWHALFRDVDAKTIDRLSSFHNIASSGLRSDAGYIVNKNSQIALIYMDNKGFSLSRLKLLEGKLPEKENEIVISSGVLEELEQADKKVGDRIIIPYQILRDGSLDFREEKEFVITGITESDSSAKKYTAYVSKKFLENEIPENQILYYFLFQVNGTKKSITDDLEKDINRIAKIFSIPEKNILINKDYLMANYIDPSILSGILGILAIIIIAGIITIYSIYYIGMTERIQEFGKLKAIGATRFQMKQIVLGEGLGIALVAVPIGLIMGTIISKRALLAFLSLYKNENLMAATMKKLFDENQITLYHWWIYLLTIIIAVLTVCISLAKPMKIVSKLSETDAIRYQSDDLERHKKKKQRNKKSFSNISVLKLSYIFLIGSKKNSMITILSMGMTGILLMVIATVLSCANPIESANNSILGQYQIQINAETGNKEHPEREWDNIIKNNPLNESLRKKIEAIDGVTAVAGFGFVKVSAEIFEDNTEGICGIPEEYAKELEKGIIEGNVTFEELKSGDKVILDKNLLHWYPTLSIGDMIDLTMNDSDGSHKKAVKIVAIGDYPLGFTNYNYLLMADEGAKKLSTYNINEVYHIFAKQKYNRDTEQALKELIDDNSNILELQTWKASYDEWASAITMVSGVCYLFFCILGAICVMNIINTMIHNVHVRKKEIGMMQALGMTDRQLLIMLQQEGLFYTIGTLLLSIGLGSILGYPIFLWSKYNGIFSISRYHYPTSAAIIISVVLILIQFVLALILGKSVRKESLIDRIRFSE; encoded by the coding sequence ATGAATATTATTGTAAGGATAGTTAAAGAGAATCTCAGATATCATAAAAGTAAAAATATATTAATAGGAATTGCAGTATTTTTAACGACAATATTACTTTTTCTGGTGCCTTCTGTTGGGAAAAATATGATAGATGGGCAGCATGCGGCTATTAATGAAGTATATCCTAACTGGCATGCATTATTTCGGGATGTAGATGCTAAAACAATTGACCGGCTATCCTCATTCCATAATATTGCAAGTTCTGGTTTACGCAGTGACGCAGGTTACATAGTAAACAAAAATTCTCAGATAGCATTAATTTATATGGATAATAAAGGATTTTCACTGAGTCGCTTAAAGCTTCTAGAAGGTAAACTTCCAGAGAAGGAAAATGAAATTGTGATTTCTTCAGGTGTTTTAGAAGAATTAGAGCAAGCAGATAAAAAAGTAGGGGATAGGATAATTATACCTTATCAAATACTTCGAGATGGAAGTCTTGATTTCAGGGAAGAAAAGGAGTTTGTAATTACAGGAATTACCGAAAGTGATTCTAGTGCAAAAAAATATACTGCCTATGTGTCAAAAAAATTTTTGGAAAATGAAATACCTGAAAATCAAATTTTATATTATTTCCTATTTCAGGTAAACGGAACAAAAAAATCAATAACAGACGACCTGGAAAAGGATATTAATCGTATTGCAAAGATATTCTCTATTCCAGAAAAAAATATCCTGATTAATAAAGATTATCTGATGGCAAATTATATTGATCCGTCTATATTATCAGGGATACTTGGAATATTAGCCATTATCATTATTGCTGGAATTATTACAATATATAGTATCTATTACATAGGAATGACTGAAAGAATTCAGGAATTTGGTAAATTAAAGGCAATTGGAGCTACAAGGTTTCAAATGAAGCAAATTGTATTAGGTGAGGGATTAGGGATTGCATTGGTGGCAGTACCTATTGGACTTATCATGGGAACAATCATCTCAAAGAGGGCATTGCTGGCGTTTCTATCTCTCTATAAGAATGAAAATCTGATGGCTGCAACGATGAAAAAATTGTTCGACGAAAATCAAATAACGCTTTACCATTGGTGGATATATCTTCTTACAATAATTATAGCCGTGCTCACGGTTTGTATATCTCTTGCTAAACCGATGAAAATAGTATCAAAACTATCAGAAACAGATGCTATTCGTTATCAATCGGATGATTTAGAACGTCATAAAAAGAAAAAGCAAAGGAATAAAAAGAGCTTTTCAAATATTTCCGTATTAAAATTATCCTATATTTTTCTGATTGGAAGTAAAAAGAATAGTATGATAACAATATTATCGATGGGTATGACAGGTATCTTACTGATGGTGATAGCAACTGTTTTATCTTGTGCTAATCCGATAGAAAGTGCGAATAATTCCATACTGGGGCAGTATCAAATTCAGATTAATGCAGAAACAGGGAACAAAGAGCACCCAGAAAGAGAGTGGGATAATATTATTAAGAATAATCCCTTAAATGAAAGCTTGAGAAAGAAAATAGAAGCAATAGACGGAGTAACAGCGGTAGCAGGTTTTGGCTTTGTAAAAGTTTCTGCAGAAATATTTGAAGATAATACAGAAGGAATCTGTGGTATACCGGAAGAATACGCAAAAGAATTGGAGAAAGGAATAATTGAGGGAAATGTAACTTTTGAGGAATTAAAATCGGGGGATAAAGTAATCCTGGATAAAAATCTTCTGCATTGGTATCCGACTTTAAGTATCGGTGACATGATAGACCTAACAATGAATGATTCAGACGGAAGTCATAAAAAAGCAGTTAAAATAGTAGCAATTGGGGATTATCCGCTAGGATTTACAAATTACAATTATCTTTTAATGGCAGATGAGGGAGCAAAGAAGTTAAGCACTTATAATATTAATGAAGTGTACCATATTTTTGCTAAACAAAAGTACAATAGAGATACAGAACAAGCATTAAAGGAATTAATAGATGATAATTCAAATATTCTGGAACTGCAAACCTGGAAAGCAAGTTATGATGAATGGGCATCGGCAATTACTATGGTAAGTGGTGTATGTTATTTGTTTTTTTGCATTCTTGGAGCTATTTGTGTAATGAATATTATAAATACAATGATTCACAATGTTCATGTTAGAAAAAAAGAGATTGGTATGATGCAGGCACTTGGTATGACAGACCGACAATTGTTAATCATGTTACAGCAGGAAGGGTTATTTTATACAATCGGAACATTATTGCTTTCGATTGGATTAGGTAGTATATTAGGATATCCAATTTTTTTATGGAGTAAGTACAATGGAATATTTAGTATCAGTCGTTATCATTATCCAACTAGCGCTGCAATAATCATATCAGTTGTATTGATCTTAATTCAATTTGTGTTAGCTCTGATTTTGGGAAAATCAGTCAGGAAAGAATCATTAATTGATAGGATAAGGTTTAGTGAATAG
- a CDS encoding Gfo/Idh/MocA family protein, whose product MIRKVVMVARMENNIKAAIVGCGSIAQVHSACISKLSGVSLACVCDIIRDRAEVLAGEYQAKAYTSFEEMIEKEDIQILHICTPHYLHVPMAEAALAKGINVFMEKPPAMNREEYDRLKEAAGKSGSRLGFCFQNRYNPGTLKALELMKHGIPGKVIGGRAIVSWSRDSGYYTESGWRGSLLTEGGGALINQAVHSLDLLTLFLGKPLKADAVMANHHLKGIIEVEDMMEAYIRYENDVTGCFYATTAYCTNMPPIIELHCEKMNVRIEEMRTICYDFDGRELDNVYIPTEGLKKKEAMGKGYWGAGHMDCITDYYEAYKEKRNTPIGITQVKDTIDLMIAVYEAARSGKEIII is encoded by the coding sequence TTGATACGAAAGGTAGTTATGGTAGCAAGGATGGAAAATAATATCAAAGCAGCCATCGTAGGCTGCGGCAGTATTGCTCAGGTCCACAGCGCCTGTATTAGCAAGCTTTCTGGAGTAAGCCTGGCCTGTGTCTGTGACATCATAAGGGATAGGGCAGAGGTACTGGCTGGAGAGTACCAGGCGAAGGCATATACCTCCTTTGAGGAAATGATAGAGAAGGAAGATATTCAGATCCTTCATATCTGTACACCTCATTATCTTCATGTACCTATGGCAGAAGCTGCCCTGGCTAAGGGTATCAATGTTTTTATGGAGAAGCCACCTGCTATGAACCGAGAGGAATATGACAGATTAAAGGAAGCAGCAGGTAAGAGCGGCAGCAGACTTGGGTTTTGCTTTCAAAACCGTTATAATCCGGGTACGCTAAAGGCATTAGAACTTATGAAGCATGGAATACCCGGTAAGGTTATTGGAGGTAGAGCAATTGTCAGCTGGAGCAGAGACAGCGGATATTATACAGAGAGCGGATGGAGAGGAAGCCTTTTAACAGAGGGCGGCGGAGCGTTAATTAACCAGGCGGTACACTCTTTGGATTTACTTACTCTTTTCCTTGGAAAGCCGTTAAAAGCAGATGCGGTAATGGCAAATCATCACCTGAAAGGCATAATTGAGGTAGAGGATATGATGGAAGCTTATATCCGGTACGAAAATGACGTTACTGGCTGCTTTTATGCCACAACTGCATATTGCACTAATATGCCTCCGATCATAGAGCTGCATTGCGAAAAAATGAATGTAAGAATCGAAGAGATGAGAACTATATGTTATGACTTTGATGGCCGTGAATTGGATAATGTATATATTCCTACTGAAGGATTGAAGAAGAAAGAAGCCATGGGCAAGGGTTACTGGGGAGCAGGGCATATGGACTGCATTACGGATTACTATGAGGCCTATAAGGAGAAAAGGAATACCCCCATAGGAATTACCCAGGTGAAAGATACAATTGACTTAATGATAGCTGTATATGAAGCTGCCAGATCAGGCAAAGAGATTATTATTTAA
- the pyrF gene encoding orotidine-5'-phosphate decarboxylase, whose amino-acid sequence MIQQLIGKIQKMNAPIVVGLDPMLEYIPEYIKQAAYEEKGETLAGAAEAIWQFNKGIVDATYDLIPAVKPQIAMYEQFGIEGLIAYKRTVDYCKEKGLVVIGDIKRGDIGSTSAAYAVGHLGKVKIGNNSYYGFDEDFATVNPYLGSDGIKPFIEVCKEEKKGLFILVKTSNPSSGEFQDKLVEGRPLYELVGEKVAEWGSEHMSEDYSYIGAVVGATYPEMGKVLRKLMPKSYILVPGYGAQGGKAEDLIHYFNKDGLGAIVNSSRGIIAAYKAKGYEKFGESAYADASRQAVIDMKEDIQSALVKSGVVR is encoded by the coding sequence ATGATTCAGCAATTAATTGGAAAGATTCAAAAAATGAATGCACCTATAGTAGTGGGCCTTGACCCTATGCTGGAGTATATTCCAGAATATATCAAGCAAGCAGCCTATGAAGAAAAGGGAGAGACTTTAGCTGGTGCGGCAGAAGCAATATGGCAGTTCAATAAAGGGATAGTGGATGCTACTTATGATCTCATTCCTGCCGTAAAACCTCAGATTGCCATGTATGAGCAATTTGGTATTGAAGGCCTGATTGCTTACAAGAGGACAGTTGATTACTGTAAGGAAAAGGGTTTGGTAGTAATCGGTGATATCAAAAGAGGAGATATTGGTTCTACTTCAGCTGCCTATGCTGTAGGGCATCTTGGAAAAGTTAAGATAGGGAATAATTCTTATTACGGATTTGATGAAGATTTTGCCACGGTCAATCCTTATCTGGGTTCTGATGGAATCAAACCTTTTATAGAGGTCTGTAAGGAAGAGAAGAAGGGACTTTTTATATTAGTTAAGACCTCCAACCCTTCCAGCGGTGAATTCCAGGACAAGCTTGTGGAAGGAAGACCACTATATGAGCTGGTAGGTGAGAAAGTGGCAGAGTGGGGCAGTGAACATATGTCTGAGGACTACAGCTATATCGGAGCAGTGGTTGGTGCTACTTATCCGGAGATGGGTAAAGTCTTAAGAAAGCTGATGCCAAAGAGCTATATTCTGGTTCCCGGCTATGGGGCTCAGGGTGGTAAGGCAGAGGATTTAATTCATTATTTTAATAAGGATGGATTAGGAGCAATCGTGAATTCTTCCAGAGGTATCATAGCTGCTTACAAAGCAAAGGGATACGAGAAATTTGGAGAAAGTGCCTATGCGGATGCATCCAGACAGGCAGTAATTGATATGAAGGAAGATATTCAGTCAGCACTTGTAAAAAGCGGCGTAGTAAGATAA
- a CDS encoding ABC transporter ATP-binding protein, giving the protein MNSILKVEDLVKYYQTGEVVVKAVDHTNLEIERGKFTAIVGRSGSGKSTLLHLMGGLDYPDSGKVILEGQNIFELKADNLAKFRRKKVGFVFQEYNLIPSLTVWENIILPIGLDGQKVNEKEILDILDKIGLSDKKDAKPNTLSGGQKQRTAIARALASTPAIILADEPTGNLDSQTELEVMSLLKKCVKDYGQTLVMITHDETIAQMADIVIFVEDGKVVSY; this is encoded by the coding sequence ATGAATAGTATTTTAAAAGTTGAGGATCTGGTGAAATATTATCAAACGGGAGAGGTCGTTGTAAAAGCAGTGGATCACACCAATTTAGAAATAGAACGAGGTAAATTTACTGCTATTGTTGGCCGCTCCGGTTCAGGTAAATCTACATTATTACATCTCATGGGTGGGTTGGATTATCCTGATTCAGGAAAGGTTATTTTAGAAGGACAGAATATCTTTGAATTGAAAGCCGATAATCTGGCTAAATTCCGCAGAAAAAAAGTTGGTTTTGTTTTTCAGGAATACAATCTGATTCCTTCGTTGACCGTGTGGGAAAATATAATATTGCCAATAGGCTTGGATGGTCAGAAGGTGAATGAAAAAGAGATCCTGGATATACTTGATAAAATAGGTTTATCAGATAAAAAAGATGCAAAACCAAACACGTTATCGGGTGGCCAAAAGCAAAGAACAGCTATAGCAAGAGCACTTGCTTCAACTCCTGCCATTATACTTGCTGACGAACCTACTGGGAACCTGGATTCACAGACGGAGCTAGAAGTCATGAGCTTACTAAAAAAATGTGTAAAAGATTATGGGCAAACTTTGGTTATGATTACTCATGATGAAACCATTGCACAAATGGCGGATATAGTTATTTTTGTTGAAGATGGCAAGGTGGTGAGTTATTGA
- a CDS encoding NUDIX domain-containing protein, translating to MEKYRILVKGIVQYEDKYLLAEKWYDDRIMDPYQWEFVDGKLEFGESPEKGVLRIVYENTGLNAHINRILYTWSFMIGDVCTIGICFHLLSLSDEVVLSEELNDYKWVKKEEIEKYVSNKAMLEDIAKAEL from the coding sequence ATGGAAAAATACAGGATACTTGTAAAGGGTATTGTTCAATATGAAGATAAATATTTATTAGCTGAGAAATGGTATGATGACAGAATCATGGACCCTTACCAGTGGGAATTTGTTGATGGAAAACTTGAATTCGGCGAAAGCCCTGAAAAAGGAGTACTGCGTATTGTTTATGAAAATACCGGTCTGAATGCTCATATTAATCGTATATTATACACCTGGTCCTTTATGATTGGTGATGTCTGTACTATCGGAATCTGTTTTCATCTGCTGAGCTTGAGTGATGAGGTGGTGCTTTCGGAAGAATTAAATGATTACAAGTGGGTAAAGAAAGAAGAAATTGAGAAATATGTAAGTAATAAAGCTATGCTTGAAGATATTGCAAAAGCTGAATTGTAA
- a CDS encoding sugar phosphate isomerase/epimerase family protein, with protein MLQFSKITGFADEISDDLKIQIRLLKKLGMNYLEFRSAGGKNVADFSQTEIKELKSYMDSEGIEVSAIGSPIGKISVTDDFKEHVECFKRVTETAHILQTPNIRIFSFYIPENSIAANYKNEVIERLGQLKEEGKRSEVILLHENEKGIYGDTALRCKDIMESLYDKNFKAVFDFANFVQCKEDTLKAFELLKGYISYIHIKDAVNETGEVKKAGDGDGNIKAILKELDLAGYQGFLSLEPHLADFSGFKQLEKDDGRFAMSNNELAFATAHEALMNILNN; from the coding sequence ATGCTTCAATTTTCAAAGATAACCGGGTTTGCGGATGAAATCAGTGATGATCTTAAAATCCAGATAAGGCTTTTAAAAAAGCTTGGAATGAACTATCTGGAATTTCGCAGTGCAGGCGGAAAAAATGTAGCAGATTTTTCACAGACAGAAATAAAAGAGTTAAAGTCATATATGGATAGTGAAGGGATAGAAGTATCTGCTATCGGCTCACCCATTGGTAAGATATCAGTAACAGACGATTTTAAGGAACATGTTGAATGTTTTAAAAGAGTAACTGAAACAGCACATATCCTGCAAACTCCTAACATCAGGATATTTAGCTTTTATATTCCGGAAAACAGTATAGCGGCAAATTATAAGAACGAAGTAATCGAACGCCTTGGACAATTAAAGGAGGAAGGAAAGAGAAGTGAAGTTATCCTGCTTCATGAAAATGAAAAAGGTATCTATGGAGATACAGCTCTTCGCTGCAAGGATATTATGGAAAGCCTTTATGATAAGAACTTCAAAGCGGTATTTGATTTTGCCAACTTCGTTCAATGTAAGGAGGATACTCTTAAAGCCTTTGAATTATTAAAAGGTTATATTTCTTACATACATATCAAGGACGCAGTGAATGAAACCGGTGAAGTGAAAAAAGCCGGAGATGGTGATGGTAATATAAAGGCAATTCTAAAAGAACTTGATCTGGCAGGCTATCAGGGGTTCTTAAGTCTGGAGCCTCATCTCGCCGACTTTTCAGGTTTTAAGCAGCTTGAAAAAGATGATGGCAGATTTGCAATGTCTAATAATGAACTGGCATTTGCCACAGCTCATGAAGCTTTAATGAATATCCTGAACAATTAA
- a CDS encoding response regulator transcription factor, whose product MNTIMLLEDDENLNKGISLKLRREGYQVISAFTQAEAEELWEKNDIKMVICDITLPDGSGLAFGKAIRDKSDAYLLYLTALNQEIDIVNGYDSGADDYITKPFSVNAFVSKVNALMRRLNEKELTVLISGEIKVYLKEMQVKKSDNLILLSKKEIQLLVYLLENARQIVTKESILEKIWGMDGLFVDDNTVTVNISRLKSKLNTDSISNVRGLGYIWTCEVIKR is encoded by the coding sequence ATGAATACAATAATGCTTTTAGAAGATGATGAAAACTTAAATAAAGGAATTTCTTTGAAACTAAGAAGAGAAGGGTATCAAGTAATATCTGCATTTACACAGGCCGAAGCGGAGGAATTATGGGAAAAAAACGATATTAAGATGGTAATCTGCGATATTACTCTGCCGGATGGAAGCGGTCTTGCATTTGGTAAAGCAATTCGTGATAAAAGTGATGCTTATCTTCTTTATCTAACAGCTTTAAATCAAGAGATCGATATTGTGAATGGGTATGATTCCGGAGCCGATGATTATATAACAAAACCATTTTCAGTGAATGCCTTTGTATCGAAGGTAAATGCATTGATGCGCCGTTTAAATGAAAAAGAGCTTACAGTCTTAATATCAGGTGAGATTAAAGTTTATTTAAAAGAGATGCAGGTAAAGAAATCTGATAATCTTATTCTTTTAAGTAAGAAGGAGATACAGCTTTTAGTATATTTACTTGAAAATGCAAGACAGATAGTGACAAAAGAAAGTATTCTTGAAAAAATCTGGGGAATGGATGGATTATTTGTTGATGATAACACTGTTACAGTAAATATCAGCAGATTAAAAAGTAAATTGAATACGGATTCCATTTCAAATGTGAGAGGCTTAGGGTATATATGGACATGCGAAGTAATAAAAAGGTGA
- a CDS encoding DUF3298 and DUF4163 domain-containing protein, with protein sequence MNVNSVYVRAYELKGEMEYKGQILLTYDIKYPQFSSERFRAFAKKLSVYYKAEATLYKKYHITKLYQMAIDDYEYATANNFPVRTYDVVTVYTITFNDNCVLSLYFDRYEYTGGAHGMTVRSADTWNLKTGRRIDLSDYFPGRKDYTAYILDVINSQIASNEKDNSNLYFEDVNELVKENFNEKNFYVVPEGIVIFFQLYEIAPYSSGIQSFLIPFKKGGPVPISC encoded by the coding sequence TTGAACGTTAATAGTGTTTATGTAAGGGCATATGAGCTTAAAGGTGAGATGGAGTACAAGGGACAAATACTTTTAACTTATGACATTAAGTATCCGCAGTTTTCGTCAGAACGGTTTCGGGCATTTGCAAAAAAACTCAGTGTGTACTATAAGGCAGAAGCCACACTTTATAAAAAATATCATATAACAAAGTTATATCAGATGGCAATTGATGATTATGAGTATGCAACAGCGAATAACTTTCCGGTAAGAACTTATGATGTTGTTACGGTATATACCATAACCTTTAATGATAACTGTGTGCTGAGTCTGTATTTTGACAGGTATGAATATACGGGAGGGGCACATGGAATGACGGTTAGAAGTGCGGACACCTGGAACCTGAAAACCGGAAGAAGAATAGACTTATCGGACTATTTTCCCGGCAGGAAGGATTACACAGCCTATATTTTAGATGTCATTAACAGCCAGATTGCAAGCAATGAGAAGGATAACAGTAATTTATACTTTGAAGATGTTAACGAACTGGTAAAAGAAAATTTCAATGAAAAAAACTTTTATGTAGTCCCGGAAGGAATCGTTATCTTTTTTCAGCTCTATGAGATTGCTCCATATTCCAGTGGAATTCAGTCATTTTTAATACCTTTTAAAAAAGGAGGACCGGTTCCTATAAGCTGCTAA